One Clupea harengus chromosome 11, Ch_v2.0.2, whole genome shotgun sequence DNA window includes the following coding sequences:
- the si:dkey-199f5.8 gene encoding beta-1,4-galactosyltransferase 3, translating to MVTLQSKWRYLVMLLAVQLVVMALLSREGNQRRVSYFFRIFRKTEHTASPPHGHNGTSGGDVYANLSAPARSAAREDLPYCPRKSPLIGGPIRVTFPSGLTLSGVERKNPLVTRGGRYRPPDCEAKHRTAIIIPHRNREHHLKFFLYHVHPFLQRQQLDYGIYIIHQAGNYTFNRAKLMNVGFREAMREEDWDCLFFHDVDLIPEDDRNSYTCETVPKHAAIAMDKFGYKLPYKMYFGGVSALTPLQYLRMNGFPNNYWGWGGEDDDIGIRVSLGGMSISRPSVNIGRYKMIKHKLDTGNERNPERFNMLAKTRQTWKLDGMNSLDYELISREYRQLYTNITVNIGTEEGLHPTPKSAAPADARIPTSSSTKKEKQANAAGKKTPDH from the exons ATGGTCACGCTACAGTCCAAATGGCGCTACCTGGTGATGTTACTGGCCGTGCAGCTGGTCGTCATGGCGCTGCTGTCGCGGGAGGGCAACCAGCGGAGGGTGTCGTACTTCTTCCGAATCTTCCGGAAGACAGAGCACACCGCGTCTCCCCCACACGGGCACAACGGCACCAGCGGAGGGGACGTGTACGCCAACCTCTCAGCCCCGGCCCGGAGTGCAGCCAGAGAGGACCTTCCCTACTGCCCCAGAAAGTCTCCCCTCATTG GCGGACCAATCCGCGTCACCTTCCCCTCGGGCTTGACCCTGTCTGGAGTCGAGCGGAAGAACCCACTTGTTACGCGGGGAGGTCGGTATCGCCCCCCAGACTGTGAGGCCAAGCATCGCACCGCCATAATCATCCCCCACAGAAACCGGGAACACCACTTGAAGTTCTTCCTCTACCATGTGCACCCTTTCCTGCAGAGGCAACAGCTCGATTACGGCATTTACATCATCcaccag gctGGGAACTACACCTTTAATCGGGCAAAGCTGATGAATGTGGGCTTCCGGGAAGCCATGCGCGAGGAGGACTGGGACTGCCTGTTCTTCCATGACGTGGACCTCATCCCCGAGGACGACCGCAACTCCTACACCTGCGAAACTGTCCCGAAGCACGCCGCTATAGCCATGGACAAATTCGGCTACAA GCTGCCATATAAGATGTATTTCGGAGGCGTCTCGGCCCTGACCCCTTTGCAGTACCTGAGGATGAACGGTTTCCCCAACAACTACTGGGGCTGGGGCGGCGAGGACGACGACATTGGAATCAG AGTGTCTCTGGGAGGTATGTCGATCTCGCGTCCGTCGGTGAACATAGGACGCTACAAAATGATCAAACACAAGCTGGACACGGGGAACGAGCGGAACCCAGAGAG GTTTAACATGCTGGCCAAGACGCGGCAGACCTGGAAACTGGACGGCATGAACTCGCTGGACTACGAGCTCATCTCTCGCGAGTACAGGCAGCTGTACACTAACATCACTGTTAACATCGGGACGGAAGAGGGCCTTCACCCAACCCCCAAAAGTGCTGCCCCAGCTGACGCCCGCATCCCTACGTCCTCCtccaccaaaaaagaaaagcaggCAAACGCAGCGGGCAAGAAAACACCAGACCACTGA